A genomic stretch from Caloenas nicobarica isolate bCalNic1 chromosome 3, bCalNic1.hap1, whole genome shotgun sequence includes:
- the PSME4 gene encoding proteasome activator complex subunit 4 isoform X2 produces the protein MAPPPAQKEIVYNKLLPYGERLEAEAARFLAQIKDNLARAVQLQELWPGGLFWTRKLSTYIRLYGRKFSREDHVLFIKLLYELVTIPRLEISMMQGFARLLINLLKKKELLSRDDLELPWRPLYEMLERILYSKTEHLGLNWFPNSVESVLKTLVKSCRPYFPEDATVEMLDEWRPLMCPFDVTMQKAIAYFELFLPTTLPPELHHKGFKLWFDEFIGLWVSVQNLPQWEGHLVNLFARLATDNIGYIDWDPYVPKIFTRILRSLNLPVGSNQVVVPRFLTNAYDVGHAVMWITAMMGGPSKLVQKHLTGLFNSIASFYHPSNNGRWLNKLMKLLQRLPSGVVRRLHRERYKKTTWLTPVPASHKLTDQDVTDFVECIIQPVLLAMFSKTGSLEAAQALQNLALMRPELVIPPVLEKTYPALETLTEPHQLTATLSCVIGVARSLVSGGKWFPEGPTHMLPLLMRALPGVDPNDFSKCMITFQFIATFSTLVPLVDCSSVLQERDDLSEVERELCSATAEFEDFVLQFMDRCFGLIESSTLEQTREETETEKMTHLESLVELGLSSTFSTILTQCSKDIFKVALEKVFNFAISNIFETRVAGRMVADMCRAAVKCRPEESLKLFVPHCCNVVTHLTVNDDVLHDEELDKELLWNLQLLSEITRVDGKKLLPYREQLGKILQRTLHLTCKQGYILSCNLLHHLLRSATLIYPTEYCSVPGGFDKPLSEYFPIKDWGKPGDLWNLDIQWHVPSSEEINFAFYLLDTFLQPELTRLEHYAAGKLEMSRDDVQQCLAIVHNCLIGSGNILPPLQGERVAHLVPSLVSLEETKLYTGVEYDLSRENYRETIARVTRKLLRYILDNSEDDTKSLFLIIKIISDVLQFQGSHKHEFDSRWKSFNLVKKAMENRLQGKKQHIRALLIDRVMLQHELRTLTMEGCEYKTSHQEMIRDLLCLSTSSYGQVRSKAQQAFFTALGTYNFCCRDIIPLVLEFLRPDRQDVTQKQFKGALYCLLGNHSGVCLANLHDWDCIAQTWPAIVSSGLSKAMSLEKPSIVRLFDDLAEKIHRQYETIGLDFTVPEKCVEIAVLLQKSEHPSSDFTGLGSEEIQLGIQRQKEKNAEALRNYENLVNMLLDCVEQRNLPWKFEHISIGFLSLLLRDDRILPVRAIKFFVQCLNHDAIVVRKVAISAVAGILKQLKRTHKKVPICPYEISGSPKPPSIQAGDRADNQWLHYDSRRLPKTKEAWESCCFVEKTHWGYYTWPRTMTVYAPVEHQPKLGRRREELTEAEQIIYDHFSDPKFVEQLIKFLSLEDRKGKDKFNPRRFCLFKGLFRNFDDAFLPVLQPHLEQLVADSHESTQRCVAEIIAGLIRGSKHWTFEKVEKLWQLLCPLLRTALSNITVETYNDWGTCIATSCESRDPRKLHWLFELLLESPLSGEGGSFVDACRLYVLQGGLAQQEWRVPELLHRLLKYLEPKLTQVYKNVRERIGSVLTYIFMIDVSLPNTAATKSPRVHEFTTRILENLKPLMEADEEIQNHVMEENGVGEQDERTQGIKLLKTILKWLMASAGRSFSTAVTEQLQLLPLFFKIAPVENDNSYDELKRDAKMCLSLMSQGLLYPQQVPLVLQVLKQTARSNSWHARYTVLTYLQTMVFYNLFIFLNNEAAVKDIRWLVIKLLEDEQLEVREMAATTLSGLLQCSFLAMDVPMQTHFEQLCKMSLPKKRKRDLGSAVDTIPSGELVKRHAGVLGLSACILSSPYDVPTWMPQLLMDLSAHLNDPQPIEMTVKKTLSNFRRTHHDNWQEHKQQFTDDQLLVLTDLLVSPCYYA, from the exons ATACATCCGATTATATGGGAGAAAATTTAGCAGAGAAGATCACGTGCTTTTTATCAAGTTGTTGTATGAGTTGGTAACGATTCCCAGACTGGAGATCAGCATGATGCAAGGATTTGCACGCCTGTTGATAAACTTGTTAAA gaaaaaagaactGCTTTCCAGGGATGATTTAGAGTTACCATGGAGACCGCTTTATGAAATGTTGGAAAGGATATTGTACTCCAAAACAGAACATCTTGGGTTAAATTGGTTTCCCAA ttctgtAGAAAGTGTTCTGAAAACACTTGTGAAGAGCTGCAGGCC ATACTTCCCAGAAGATGCCACTGTGGAGATGCTGGATGAATGGAGGCCGTTAATGTGTCCGTTCGATGTTACCATGCAGAAGGCTATTGCCTACTTTGAACTCTTCCTACCCACCACCCTTCCTCCTGAGCTCCACCACAAGGGTTTCAA GCTTTGGTTTGATGAATTTATAGGCCTTTGGGTGTCAGTTCAAAATCTTCCCCAATGGGAAGGG CATCTAGTAAATCTTTTTGCACGCTTGGCTACTGACAACATCGGGTACATAGACTGGGATCCGTATGTACCAAAG atttttaccAGAATTTTGAGGAGTTTAAATCTTCCAGTGGGAAGCAATCAAGTTGTTGTTCCAAGATTCTTAACAAATGCTTACGATGTAGGACATGCGGTAATGTGGATCACAGCCATGATG GGTGGACCAAGTAAACTAGTGCAGAAGCACTTAACTGGGCTGTTCAATAGCATCGCCTCTTTTTACCATCCTTCAAACAATGGGCGCTGGCTG AACAAACTGATGAAACTACTTCAAAGGTTACCCAGTGGCGTTGTCAGAAGGCTGCATCGTGAGCGCTACAAGAAAACGACTTGGTTAACTCCTGTGCCTGCGAGTCATAAACTGACTGATCAGGATGTTACAGACTTTGTAGAATGCATTATTCAACCTGTTCTTCTGGCTATGTTTAGTAAAACTGGAAGCCTGGAGGCTGCCCAAGCCCTGCAGAACCTTGCACTGATGCGTCCTGAATTAGTAATTCCGCCTGTACTTGAGAA AACATATCCTGCACTTGAGACGCTGACGGAACCTCACCAGCTCACCGCAACATTGAGCTGTGTGATCGGAGTCGCCCGCAGCCTGGTATCGGGGGGGAAGTGGTTTCCTGAAGGCCCAACACACATGCTACCTCTGCTCATGAGAGCCCTGCCCGGGGTGGATCCCAACGACTTCAGCAAGTGTATG ATTACATTCCAGTTCATTGCAACATTTTCTACTTTGGTGCCTTTAGTAGATTGTTCATCTGTTTTGCAAGAAAGAGATGATCTTTCAGAG GTGGAAAGAGAATTGTGCTCTGCAACTGCTGAATTTGAGGATTTTGTGCTGCAGTTTATGGATAG ATGTTTTGGACTTATAGAGAGCAGCACACTGGAACAAACCAGAGAGGAGActgaaactgagaaaatgaCTCATCTGGAGAGTCTAGTGGAATTAGGGCTCTCTTCTACTTTTAGCACAATCCTTACTCAGTGTTCTAAGGATATCTTTAAG GTTGCCTTGGAGAAGGTCTTTAACTTTgctatttcaaatatatttgagaCGAGAGTTGCTGGTCGAATGGTTGCCGATATGTGCCGAGCTGCAgtaaaa TGCCGCCCTGAGGAATCCTTGAAGCTGTTTGTGCCACACTGCTGCAATGTTGTAACTCACCTCACAGTCA ATGATGATGTTTTACATGATGAAGAACTAGATAAGGAGCTGCTTTGGAACCTTCAGCTTTTGTCAGAG ATCACTCGAGTGGATGGCAAGAAGTTGCTACCATACAGGGAGCAGCTTGGGAAGATACTGCAGCGAACCCTCCACCTAACCTGTAAGCAGGGTTACATTCTGTCTTGTAACCTACTGCACCACCTTCTTCGTTCTGCTACACTTATCTACCCCACAGAGTACTGCAGTGTACCAGGTGGCTTTGACAAGCCTCTTTCTGAATACTTTCCTATCAAG GACTGGGGTAAACCAGGTGACCTGTGGAACTTGGACATCCAGTGGCATGTTCCTTCATCTGAGGAAATAAACTTCGCTTTTTATTTGCTGGATACTTTTCTTCAGCCTGAGCTCACCAGACTAGAGCACTACGCAGCTGGAAAACTAGAAATGTCCAG agaTGATGTGCAGCAGTGTCTTGCTATCGTGCATAATTGCTTGATTGGATCGGGGAACATTCTGCCTCCTCTGCAAGGAGAAAGGGTGGCTCACCT GGTTCCAAGTCTGGTGTCTTTGGAAGAGACAAAACTGTACACTGGTGTTGAATATG atcTATCAAGAGAGAATTATCGAGAAACAATTGCAAGGGTTACAAGGAAATTGCTGC GCTATATACTTGATAATTCAGAAGATGATACCAAGTCTTTATTTCTAATAATAAAG ATTATTAGTGATGTTTTACAGTTCCAAGGGTCTCACAAACATGAGTTTGATTCACGGTGGAAAAGCTTTAATCTGGTGAAAAAGGCAATGGAGAACAGG CTTCAAGGGAAGAAACAGCATATCCGAGCTTTGCTGATTGACAGAGTTATGTTGCAGCATGAG CTGAGAACACTAACGATGGAAGGCTGTGAATATAAAACCTCCCACCAAGAGATGATCAGAGATCTTTTGTGTTTGTCCACAAGTTCATATGGTCAG GTCAGAAGTAAAGCTCAGCAAGCATTCTTCACCGCTCTGGGAACTTACAACTTTTGTTGCAGAGATATCATTCCCTTGGTTTTGGAGTTCTTGCGTCCAGACCGGCAAGACGTCACTCAAAAGCAATTTAAA GGTGCCTTATATTGTCTCCTTGGAAATCACAGTGGAGTATGTTTGGCAAATCTCCACGACTGGGACTGTATTGCGCAGACCTGGCCAGCAATTGTTTCTTCTGGGCTTAGCAAAGCCATGTCCTTGGAAAAACCATCCATAGTCAGACTCTTTGATGACCTAGCAGAAAAAATCCATAGGCAGTATGAAACCATTGGACTGGATTTTACA GTTCCAGAGAAGTGTGTTGAGATAGCCGTTCTGCTGCAAAAATCAGAACATCCCAGCTCAGACTTCACAGGTCTTGGCTCAGAGGAGATTCAGTTAGGAATTCAGcggcaaaaagaaaagaatgctGAGGCTCTGCG AAACTATGAAAATCTGGTCAACATGTTGCTGGACTGTGTGGAACAAAGAAATCT tcCCTGGAAGTTCGAGCACATAAGCATTGggtttctgtctctgctgctgcggGATGACAGGATCCTGCCCGTCCGGGCCATCAAATTCTTTGTGCAGTGTCTCAACCACGATGCGATTGTAGTTCGGAAG GTGGCCATCTCAGCTGTGGCTGGGATCCTTAAGCAGCTTAAGAGAACGCACAAGAAAGTGCCCATCTGCCCTTATGAAATAA GTGGCAGCCCGAAGCCTCCCAGCATCCAGGCTGGTGACCGAGCGGACAACCAGTGGCTGCACTACGACAGCCGGCGGCTGCCCAAGACCAAGGAAGCCTGGGAGTCGTGTTGTTTTGTGGAGAAAACGCACTGGGGGTACTACACCTGGCCTCG aaCGATGACAGTTTATGCTCCAGTTGAGCATCAACCAAAGCTGGGGCGAAGGAGAGAGGAGCTGACAGAG gCAGAACAAATTATATATGATCACTTTTCAGATCCCAAGTTTGTTGAGCAGTTAATAAAATTTTTGTCGTTAGAagataggaaaggaaaagacaaatttaATCCTCGCCGATTTTGCCTCTTCAAG GGCCTTTTCCGAAACTTCGACGATGCCTTCCTGCCGGTGCTGCAGCCCCACTTGGAGCAGCTGGTGGCCGACTCCCACGAGAGCACCCAGAGATGCGTGGCTGAAATTATAGCTGGTTTGATCAGGGGGTCGAAGCACTGGACGTTTGAGAAG GTGGAAAAACTTTGGCAGCTTCTGTGTCCGTTGCTTCGAACAGCTTTATCCAACATCACAGTGGAAACGTATAACGACTGGGGCACATGCATCGCAACCTCCTGT gagagcagagatcCCAGGAAACTGCACTGGTTATTTGAATTGCTGTTGGAATCTCCACTGAGTGGTGAAGGAGGATCATTTGTAGATGCATG CCGACTGTACGTGCTGCAAGGTGGGCTGGCGCAGCAGGAGTGGAGGGTACCGGAGCTGCTGCACAGGCTGCTCAAGTACTTGGAACCCAAACTCACGCAGGTTTACAAGAATGTCCGAGAGAGAATAGGAAG tgttttgacCTACATATTCATGATAGATGTTTCCTTGCCAAATACTGCTGCAACTAAATCTCCTCGTGTCCATGAATTTACTACCCGGATACTTGAAAATCTTAAACCTCTCATGGAAGCAGATGAAGAAATTCAGAATCACGTTATGGAAGAGAATGGAGTTGGTGAACAAGATGAGCGAACTCAGGGCATTAAACTCTTAAAAACTA TTCTGAAGTGGTTGATGGCAAGCGCAGGACGGTCCTTCTCTACAGCTGTCACTGAGCAGCTCCAACTTCTGCCCTTATTTTTCAAG ATTGCACCGGTAGAAAATGACAATAGCTACGATGAGCTCAAAAGAGATGCAAAGATGTGTTTGTCATTAATGTCTCAGGGTTTGCTGTATCCTCAGCAAGTGCCTTTGGTACTTCAGGTGCTAAAACAA ACAGCAAGAAGCAATTCTTGGCATGCTCGGTATACCGTGCTAACCTACCTCCAGACCATGGTGTTCTACAATCTCTTCATCTTTCTCAACAATGAAGCAGCGGTCAAGGACATCAGATGGTTGGTTATAAAACTGCTGGAAGACGAGCAGCTTGAG GTGCGGGAAATGGCAGCGACCACGCTGAGCGggctcctgcagtgcagctTCCTGGCCATGGACGTGCCCATGCAGACCCACTTCGAACAGCTCTGCAAGATGAGCTTACCCAAGAAGAGGAAGCGAGACTTGGGCTCAGCGGTGGATACGATTCCTTCTGGTG
- the PSME4 gene encoding proteasome activator complex subunit 4 isoform X1, protein MAPPPAQKEIVYNKLLPYGERLEAEAARFLAQIKDNLARAVQLQELWPGGLFWTRKLSTYIRLYGRKFSREDHVLFIKLLYELVTIPRLEISMMQGFARLLINLLKKKELLSRDDLELPWRPLYEMLERILYSKTEHLGLNWFPNSYRPGLSSPKTFVLNVLHRCSVESVLKTLVKSCRPYFPEDATVEMLDEWRPLMCPFDVTMQKAIAYFELFLPTTLPPELHHKGFKLWFDEFIGLWVSVQNLPQWEGHLVNLFARLATDNIGYIDWDPYVPKIFTRILRSLNLPVGSNQVVVPRFLTNAYDVGHAVMWITAMMGGPSKLVQKHLTGLFNSIASFYHPSNNGRWLNKLMKLLQRLPSGVVRRLHRERYKKTTWLTPVPASHKLTDQDVTDFVECIIQPVLLAMFSKTGSLEAAQALQNLALMRPELVIPPVLEKTYPALETLTEPHQLTATLSCVIGVARSLVSGGKWFPEGPTHMLPLLMRALPGVDPNDFSKCMITFQFIATFSTLVPLVDCSSVLQERDDLSEVERELCSATAEFEDFVLQFMDRCFGLIESSTLEQTREETETEKMTHLESLVELGLSSTFSTILTQCSKDIFKVALEKVFNFAISNIFETRVAGRMVADMCRAAVKCRPEESLKLFVPHCCNVVTHLTVNDDVLHDEELDKELLWNLQLLSEITRVDGKKLLPYREQLGKILQRTLHLTCKQGYILSCNLLHHLLRSATLIYPTEYCSVPGGFDKPLSEYFPIKDWGKPGDLWNLDIQWHVPSSEEINFAFYLLDTFLQPELTRLEHYAAGKLEMSRDDVQQCLAIVHNCLIGSGNILPPLQGERVAHLVPSLVSLEETKLYTGVEYDLSRENYRETIARVTRKLLRYILDNSEDDTKSLFLIIKIISDVLQFQGSHKHEFDSRWKSFNLVKKAMENRLQGKKQHIRALLIDRVMLQHELRTLTMEGCEYKTSHQEMIRDLLCLSTSSYGQVRSKAQQAFFTALGTYNFCCRDIIPLVLEFLRPDRQDVTQKQFKGALYCLLGNHSGVCLANLHDWDCIAQTWPAIVSSGLSKAMSLEKPSIVRLFDDLAEKIHRQYETIGLDFTVPEKCVEIAVLLQKSEHPSSDFTGLGSEEIQLGIQRQKEKNAEALRNYENLVNMLLDCVEQRNLPWKFEHISIGFLSLLLRDDRILPVRAIKFFVQCLNHDAIVVRKVAISAVAGILKQLKRTHKKVPICPYEISGSPKPPSIQAGDRADNQWLHYDSRRLPKTKEAWESCCFVEKTHWGYYTWPRTMTVYAPVEHQPKLGRRREELTEAEQIIYDHFSDPKFVEQLIKFLSLEDRKGKDKFNPRRFCLFKGLFRNFDDAFLPVLQPHLEQLVADSHESTQRCVAEIIAGLIRGSKHWTFEKVEKLWQLLCPLLRTALSNITVETYNDWGTCIATSCESRDPRKLHWLFELLLESPLSGEGGSFVDACRLYVLQGGLAQQEWRVPELLHRLLKYLEPKLTQVYKNVRERIGSVLTYIFMIDVSLPNTAATKSPRVHEFTTRILENLKPLMEADEEIQNHVMEENGVGEQDERTQGIKLLKTILKWLMASAGRSFSTAVTEQLQLLPLFFKIAPVENDNSYDELKRDAKMCLSLMSQGLLYPQQVPLVLQVLKQTARSNSWHARYTVLTYLQTMVFYNLFIFLNNEAAVKDIRWLVIKLLEDEQLEVREMAATTLSGLLQCSFLAMDVPMQTHFEQLCKMSLPKKRKRDLGSAVDTIPSGELVKRHAGVLGLSACILSSPYDVPTWMPQLLMDLSAHLNDPQPIEMTVKKTLSNFRRTHHDNWQEHKQQFTDDQLLVLTDLLVSPCYYA, encoded by the exons ATACATCCGATTATATGGGAGAAAATTTAGCAGAGAAGATCACGTGCTTTTTATCAAGTTGTTGTATGAGTTGGTAACGATTCCCAGACTGGAGATCAGCATGATGCAAGGATTTGCACGCCTGTTGATAAACTTGTTAAA gaaaaaagaactGCTTTCCAGGGATGATTTAGAGTTACCATGGAGACCGCTTTATGAAATGTTGGAAAGGATATTGTACTCCAAAACAGAACATCTTGGGTTAAATTGGTTTCCCAA TTCATATCGACCAGGCTTGTCTTCACCTAAAACATTTGTGCTTAATGTATTACATAGGTG ttctgtAGAAAGTGTTCTGAAAACACTTGTGAAGAGCTGCAGGCC ATACTTCCCAGAAGATGCCACTGTGGAGATGCTGGATGAATGGAGGCCGTTAATGTGTCCGTTCGATGTTACCATGCAGAAGGCTATTGCCTACTTTGAACTCTTCCTACCCACCACCCTTCCTCCTGAGCTCCACCACAAGGGTTTCAA GCTTTGGTTTGATGAATTTATAGGCCTTTGGGTGTCAGTTCAAAATCTTCCCCAATGGGAAGGG CATCTAGTAAATCTTTTTGCACGCTTGGCTACTGACAACATCGGGTACATAGACTGGGATCCGTATGTACCAAAG atttttaccAGAATTTTGAGGAGTTTAAATCTTCCAGTGGGAAGCAATCAAGTTGTTGTTCCAAGATTCTTAACAAATGCTTACGATGTAGGACATGCGGTAATGTGGATCACAGCCATGATG GGTGGACCAAGTAAACTAGTGCAGAAGCACTTAACTGGGCTGTTCAATAGCATCGCCTCTTTTTACCATCCTTCAAACAATGGGCGCTGGCTG AACAAACTGATGAAACTACTTCAAAGGTTACCCAGTGGCGTTGTCAGAAGGCTGCATCGTGAGCGCTACAAGAAAACGACTTGGTTAACTCCTGTGCCTGCGAGTCATAAACTGACTGATCAGGATGTTACAGACTTTGTAGAATGCATTATTCAACCTGTTCTTCTGGCTATGTTTAGTAAAACTGGAAGCCTGGAGGCTGCCCAAGCCCTGCAGAACCTTGCACTGATGCGTCCTGAATTAGTAATTCCGCCTGTACTTGAGAA AACATATCCTGCACTTGAGACGCTGACGGAACCTCACCAGCTCACCGCAACATTGAGCTGTGTGATCGGAGTCGCCCGCAGCCTGGTATCGGGGGGGAAGTGGTTTCCTGAAGGCCCAACACACATGCTACCTCTGCTCATGAGAGCCCTGCCCGGGGTGGATCCCAACGACTTCAGCAAGTGTATG ATTACATTCCAGTTCATTGCAACATTTTCTACTTTGGTGCCTTTAGTAGATTGTTCATCTGTTTTGCAAGAAAGAGATGATCTTTCAGAG GTGGAAAGAGAATTGTGCTCTGCAACTGCTGAATTTGAGGATTTTGTGCTGCAGTTTATGGATAG ATGTTTTGGACTTATAGAGAGCAGCACACTGGAACAAACCAGAGAGGAGActgaaactgagaaaatgaCTCATCTGGAGAGTCTAGTGGAATTAGGGCTCTCTTCTACTTTTAGCACAATCCTTACTCAGTGTTCTAAGGATATCTTTAAG GTTGCCTTGGAGAAGGTCTTTAACTTTgctatttcaaatatatttgagaCGAGAGTTGCTGGTCGAATGGTTGCCGATATGTGCCGAGCTGCAgtaaaa TGCCGCCCTGAGGAATCCTTGAAGCTGTTTGTGCCACACTGCTGCAATGTTGTAACTCACCTCACAGTCA ATGATGATGTTTTACATGATGAAGAACTAGATAAGGAGCTGCTTTGGAACCTTCAGCTTTTGTCAGAG ATCACTCGAGTGGATGGCAAGAAGTTGCTACCATACAGGGAGCAGCTTGGGAAGATACTGCAGCGAACCCTCCACCTAACCTGTAAGCAGGGTTACATTCTGTCTTGTAACCTACTGCACCACCTTCTTCGTTCTGCTACACTTATCTACCCCACAGAGTACTGCAGTGTACCAGGTGGCTTTGACAAGCCTCTTTCTGAATACTTTCCTATCAAG GACTGGGGTAAACCAGGTGACCTGTGGAACTTGGACATCCAGTGGCATGTTCCTTCATCTGAGGAAATAAACTTCGCTTTTTATTTGCTGGATACTTTTCTTCAGCCTGAGCTCACCAGACTAGAGCACTACGCAGCTGGAAAACTAGAAATGTCCAG agaTGATGTGCAGCAGTGTCTTGCTATCGTGCATAATTGCTTGATTGGATCGGGGAACATTCTGCCTCCTCTGCAAGGAGAAAGGGTGGCTCACCT GGTTCCAAGTCTGGTGTCTTTGGAAGAGACAAAACTGTACACTGGTGTTGAATATG atcTATCAAGAGAGAATTATCGAGAAACAATTGCAAGGGTTACAAGGAAATTGCTGC GCTATATACTTGATAATTCAGAAGATGATACCAAGTCTTTATTTCTAATAATAAAG ATTATTAGTGATGTTTTACAGTTCCAAGGGTCTCACAAACATGAGTTTGATTCACGGTGGAAAAGCTTTAATCTGGTGAAAAAGGCAATGGAGAACAGG CTTCAAGGGAAGAAACAGCATATCCGAGCTTTGCTGATTGACAGAGTTATGTTGCAGCATGAG CTGAGAACACTAACGATGGAAGGCTGTGAATATAAAACCTCCCACCAAGAGATGATCAGAGATCTTTTGTGTTTGTCCACAAGTTCATATGGTCAG GTCAGAAGTAAAGCTCAGCAAGCATTCTTCACCGCTCTGGGAACTTACAACTTTTGTTGCAGAGATATCATTCCCTTGGTTTTGGAGTTCTTGCGTCCAGACCGGCAAGACGTCACTCAAAAGCAATTTAAA GGTGCCTTATATTGTCTCCTTGGAAATCACAGTGGAGTATGTTTGGCAAATCTCCACGACTGGGACTGTATTGCGCAGACCTGGCCAGCAATTGTTTCTTCTGGGCTTAGCAAAGCCATGTCCTTGGAAAAACCATCCATAGTCAGACTCTTTGATGACCTAGCAGAAAAAATCCATAGGCAGTATGAAACCATTGGACTGGATTTTACA GTTCCAGAGAAGTGTGTTGAGATAGCCGTTCTGCTGCAAAAATCAGAACATCCCAGCTCAGACTTCACAGGTCTTGGCTCAGAGGAGATTCAGTTAGGAATTCAGcggcaaaaagaaaagaatgctGAGGCTCTGCG AAACTATGAAAATCTGGTCAACATGTTGCTGGACTGTGTGGAACAAAGAAATCT tcCCTGGAAGTTCGAGCACATAAGCATTGggtttctgtctctgctgctgcggGATGACAGGATCCTGCCCGTCCGGGCCATCAAATTCTTTGTGCAGTGTCTCAACCACGATGCGATTGTAGTTCGGAAG GTGGCCATCTCAGCTGTGGCTGGGATCCTTAAGCAGCTTAAGAGAACGCACAAGAAAGTGCCCATCTGCCCTTATGAAATAA GTGGCAGCCCGAAGCCTCCCAGCATCCAGGCTGGTGACCGAGCGGACAACCAGTGGCTGCACTACGACAGCCGGCGGCTGCCCAAGACCAAGGAAGCCTGGGAGTCGTGTTGTTTTGTGGAGAAAACGCACTGGGGGTACTACACCTGGCCTCG aaCGATGACAGTTTATGCTCCAGTTGAGCATCAACCAAAGCTGGGGCGAAGGAGAGAGGAGCTGACAGAG gCAGAACAAATTATATATGATCACTTTTCAGATCCCAAGTTTGTTGAGCAGTTAATAAAATTTTTGTCGTTAGAagataggaaaggaaaagacaaatttaATCCTCGCCGATTTTGCCTCTTCAAG GGCCTTTTCCGAAACTTCGACGATGCCTTCCTGCCGGTGCTGCAGCCCCACTTGGAGCAGCTGGTGGCCGACTCCCACGAGAGCACCCAGAGATGCGTGGCTGAAATTATAGCTGGTTTGATCAGGGGGTCGAAGCACTGGACGTTTGAGAAG GTGGAAAAACTTTGGCAGCTTCTGTGTCCGTTGCTTCGAACAGCTTTATCCAACATCACAGTGGAAACGTATAACGACTGGGGCACATGCATCGCAACCTCCTGT gagagcagagatcCCAGGAAACTGCACTGGTTATTTGAATTGCTGTTGGAATCTCCACTGAGTGGTGAAGGAGGATCATTTGTAGATGCATG CCGACTGTACGTGCTGCAAGGTGGGCTGGCGCAGCAGGAGTGGAGGGTACCGGAGCTGCTGCACAGGCTGCTCAAGTACTTGGAACCCAAACTCACGCAGGTTTACAAGAATGTCCGAGAGAGAATAGGAAG tgttttgacCTACATATTCATGATAGATGTTTCCTTGCCAAATACTGCTGCAACTAAATCTCCTCGTGTCCATGAATTTACTACCCGGATACTTGAAAATCTTAAACCTCTCATGGAAGCAGATGAAGAAATTCAGAATCACGTTATGGAAGAGAATGGAGTTGGTGAACAAGATGAGCGAACTCAGGGCATTAAACTCTTAAAAACTA TTCTGAAGTGGTTGATGGCAAGCGCAGGACGGTCCTTCTCTACAGCTGTCACTGAGCAGCTCCAACTTCTGCCCTTATTTTTCAAG ATTGCACCGGTAGAAAATGACAATAGCTACGATGAGCTCAAAAGAGATGCAAAGATGTGTTTGTCATTAATGTCTCAGGGTTTGCTGTATCCTCAGCAAGTGCCTTTGGTACTTCAGGTGCTAAAACAA ACAGCAAGAAGCAATTCTTGGCATGCTCGGTATACCGTGCTAACCTACCTCCAGACCATGGTGTTCTACAATCTCTTCATCTTTCTCAACAATGAAGCAGCGGTCAAGGACATCAGATGGTTGGTTATAAAACTGCTGGAAGACGAGCAGCTTGAG GTGCGGGAAATGGCAGCGACCACGCTGAGCGggctcctgcagtgcagctTCCTGGCCATGGACGTGCCCATGCAGACCCACTTCGAACAGCTCTGCAAGATGAGCTTACCCAAGAAGAGGAAGCGAGACTTGGGCTCAGCGGTGGATACGATTCCTTCTGGTG